One genomic segment of Impatiens glandulifera chromosome 6, dImpGla2.1, whole genome shotgun sequence includes these proteins:
- the LOC124943185 gene encoding cysteine-rich receptor-like protein kinase 44, which translates to MKAFILLMKSICSLLVFLSFLKPILSAVEINFVNHLCVGGNYTQINSLYQPNLNLALTNLSSQASNRGFYNFTFGSGSDQVYALYLCRGDVNPQVCQSCVVAASNLLTQQCPNNKVAIIWYKECMLRYSNTTIFSIGTDSNGPWSYKYSLTNVSNPSQFNQVLSDTMNGLINNITAPSYFLTGEAKVSNFQTLYSLVQCTPDITSFECNRCLQVALGDYPKCCSGGSKWAVMFRASCGVMYDTAPFYNMDSQSSSPPPPPSPSLAATPPAVNSTDNGPGKRKKNSILPVSRFVFIKGKQLDHNLDSSCKRFKLTIKFSCGVVSDGDDITNVESLQYDFKMIKAATKNFSAVNQLGEGGFGIVYKGVLPNGQEIAVKRLSDSSGQGDQEFKNEVVLVARLQHRNLVRLLGFCIEGQEKILVYEFVPNTSLDRFLFDTKQRALLDWETRFRIIKGIAKGLLYLHEDSRLKIIHRDLKSSNILLDGEMNPKIADFGMARLVDINQTQGNTSRIVGTYGYMAPEYLLSGFFSIKSDVYSFGVIILEIVSGQRNYTYQSEHKQDLPRYAWQKWNDGMFQDLMDPALGSNISMEEVKRCIHIGLMCVQEDSEARPTMTSVILMLGSNSQTLPLPKAPALFNYNNGQSNTESISRNNERVDTSGSKSYMWSDEVHDLYPR; encoded by the exons ATGAAGGCCTTCATCCTTCTCATGAAATCCATTTGCTCTCTCttagtctttctttcttttctcaaaCCAATCCTATCTGCCGTTGAAATCAACTTTGTCAATCATCTCTGCGTAGGAGGAAACTACACTCAGATCAACAGTCTCTACCAACCTAACTTAAATCTCGCCCTCACCAATCTCTCCTCACAAGCATCAAATCGTGGTTTCTACAACTTCACATTCGGCTCTGGATCCGATCAAGTCTACGCGCTCTACCTCTGCCGAGGCGACGTTAATCCCCAAGTTTGTCAATCATGTGTCGTTGCCGCCTCAAATCTCCTCACACAACAATGCCCGAACAACAAAGTAGCCATCATTTGGTATAAAGAATGCATGCTTCGTTATTCGAATACAACCATATTCTCAATTGGAACAGACTCTAATGGGCCCTGGAGTTACAAATACAGCCTTACCAATGTTTCTAATCCTAGCCAGTTCAACCAG GTTCTTTCGGATACAATGAATGGGCTGATCAACAACATAACCGCACCTTCTTATTTCTTAACCGGGGAGGCGAAGGTTTCTAATTTCCAGACCTTGTATAGCCTGGTCCAATGCACACCCGATATTACATCGTTTGAATGCAATCGTTGCTTGCAAGTGGCGCTAGGTGATTATCCAAAGTGTTGTTCAGGAGGAAGTAAATGGGCAGTTATGTTCCGGGCAAGTTGTGGAGTTATGTACGATACCGCTCCTTTCTACAACATGGATTCTCAATCAtcatctcctccaccaccaccttcTCCTTCTCTTGCAGCAACTCCACCTGCAGTAAATAGTACTGATAATGGACCgggaaaaagaaagaagaactCAATTCTTCCT GTTTCTCGATTTGTCTTTATAAAAGGAAAACAACTAGACCACAA TCTCGATTCATCGTGTAAACGCTTTAAACTTACTATCAAATTTTCTTGTGGAGTTGTATCAGATGGTGACGATATAACTAACGTTGAATCACTTCAGTACgattttaaaatgatcaaaGCAGCCACCAAAAACTTTTCAGCTGTTAATCAACTTGGTGAGGGTGGATTTGGTATTGTTTATAAG GGGGTGTTACCTAACGGTCAAGAAATTGCTGTCAAGAGATTATCCGATAGCTCTGGACAAGGAGATCAAGAGTTCAAGAATGAGGTGGTTTTAGTTGCTAGGTTACAACATCGAAATCTCGTGAGGCTTTTGGGATTTTGTATTGAAGGGCAAGAGAAGATTTTGGTTTACGAGTTTGTCCCGAATACGAGTCTAGATCGGTTTCTATTTG ATACAAAGCAACGAGCACTTTTGGATTGGGAGACACGATTTAGGATTATAAAGGGAATCGCCAAAGGACTATTGTATCTTCATGAAGATTCCCGACTCAAAATCATTCATAGGGATCTTAAATCTAGTAACATATTGCTAGATGGTGAAATGAACCCCAAAATTGCGGATTTTGGCATGGCTAGACTTGTGgacataaatcaaactcaaggCAACACGAGTAGAATCGTCGGAACATA CGGATATATGGCACCAGAGTATTTATTGAGTGGTTTTTTCTCCATTAAGTCAGACGTTTACAGTTTTGGTGTTATAATATTGGAGATTGTGAGCGGACAAAGAAATTACACATATCAATCGGAACACAAACAAGATCTTCCACGTTAT GCGTGGCAAAAATGGAACGATGGAATGTTCCAAGATCTAATGGACCCGGCACTTGGTTCCAACATTTCAATGGAGGAAGTGAAAAGATGCATTCACATTGGCTTGATGTGCGTTCAAGAGGACTCGGAAGCGAGACCAACTATGACTTCGGTCATTCTCATGCTCGGTAGCAACTCGCAAACGTTACCATTACCTAAAGCACCCGCCTTATTTAACTATAACAATGGTCAGTCAAATACGGAATCAATTTCACGAAATAATGAACGCGTAGATACAAGTGGAAGCAAATCTTACATGTGGTCAGATGAGGTTCATGACTTGTACCCTAgataa